The Monodelphis domestica isolate mMonDom1 chromosome 7, mMonDom1.pri, whole genome shotgun sequence genome window below encodes:
- the GAS1 gene encoding growth arrest-specific protein 1: protein MVAGLLGCWGGGGGRWWTVPGTWLCLMALLLLGSPPRGSVLVHGRRLICWQALLQCQGEPECSYAYNQYAEACAPVLLQQGGQAAAAAAAAAAVAASSSFPSSSASFSSRWRCPSHCISALIQLNHTRRGPALEDCDCAQDENCKSTKRAIEPCLPRTSTGGGSASGGAGGTGGGGAGGGVMGCTEARRRCDRDSRCNLALNRYLTYCGKLFNGLRCTDECRAVIEDMLAVPKAALLNDCVCDGLERPICESVKENMARLCFGAELGNSPGSSGSDGGLDDYYDEDYDDEQPGQRGGGGLGTAGDSQYEEDGVPHPPRPGGGAAAAAAAAGGGRGELPYGNGRNGGSRSTPEGAWTLLVSILLLLLLFFRPLL from the coding sequence ATGGTGGCAGGTTTGCTGGGCTGCTGGGGCGGCGGCGGTGGCCGGTGgtggacagtgcctggcacttggcTGTGCTTGATGGCGCTGCTACTCCTGGGCTCCCCTCCGCGGGGCTCCGTGCTCGTGCACGGCCGTAGGCTCATCTGCTGGCAGGCGCTGCTGCAGTGTCAAGGGGAGCCGGAGTGCAGCTACGCGTACAACCAGTACGCCGAGGCGTGCGCACCAGTCCTGCTGCAGCAGGGAGGCCAGGCGGCGGCTGCGGCCGCTGCAGCCGCCGCGGTGGCcgcttcctcttctttcccctcctcctctgcctccttcTCCTCCCGCTGGCGGTGCCCGAGCCACTGCATCTCGGCCCTAATTCAACTCAACCACACCAGGAGGGGCCCAGCTTTGGAGGACTGTGATTGCGCGCAGGACGAGAACTGCAAATCGACCAAGCGTGCTATCGAACCTTGCTTGCCCCGGACGAGCACTGGGGGTGGGAGTGCCAGCGGGGGAGCTGGGGGTACCGGCGGGGGAGGTGCGGGAGGGGGCGTGATGGGTTGCACTGAGGCCCGACGGCGTTGTGACCGGGATAGTCGGTGCAACCTGGCCCTGAACCGCTATCTGACCTACTGCGGGAAGCTCTTCAACGGGCTGCGCTGCACGGACGAGTGCCGCGCGGTGATAGAGGACATGCTGGCGGTGCCCAAGGCTGCACTACTCAATGACTGTGTTTGTGACGGGCTGGAGCGGCCCATCTGCGAGTCGGTGAAGGAGAACATGGCCCGGCTCTGCTTTGGGGCCGAGCTAGGTAACAGCCCGGGCAGCAGCGGCTCGGACGGCGGCCTGGACGACTACTACGACGAGGACTACGACGACGAACAACCCGGGCAGCGGGGCGGTGGGGGACTCGGAACGGCCGGAGACTCGCAGTACGAGGAGGATGGGGTTCCGCACCCGCCTCGTCCGGGCGGCGGCGCTGCTGCAGCAGCTGCTGCAGCTGGGGGAGGGCGCGGAGAGCTGCCCTACGGGAATGGGAGGAACGGCGGCTCCCGCTCCACTCCCGAGGGCGCCTGGACTCTGCTCGTCTCcattttgctgctgctgctgctgttcttTCGGCCCCTGTTGTAG